TAATGACCACAGCGTGGTTTAAATAAGATGGAGAGAGGCATTCCATAAAGTGTGGGCGAGACAGATACACCATGCACTTGGTTTGGCAGTCGGCCCTCAGAGAACAGTAGACGGTGCACATTGGTAAAACTCTGTGATCCGGATAGCGATCTGCTAATAATTAACGAGGAATATCCAGACAGATGGATAGGGCGGGCTGGTACAATCTCATGGCCCGCCCACTCACCCGATTTAAATcctctagtttttttttactgggGAGCAGTAAAGGAAAAAGTCTATTCCAAGTCGATTGAAAATGTAGAAGAGCTTAGACAGAGAATAGCGGAAGTAGTAGAATTTGTAATGGAAGATTTGCCCGCCTCATTTCACGATCTTTTTTAAGGAGATGTCGAGCTAGCATTGCTGCTGAAGGACGGCAATTTGaacatcttttataaaaaaaaaagtaataaaaatcataaaaagaaACTGTCTATTTTACTCTAGTTTACTTATTTGCGTCCGTATGTCATAAGCGTCACTATCTATCTCGCTCACACTTTATGGAATGCCTCTCTCCATCTTATTTAAACCACGCTGTGGTCATTAGGAACGCTTTGAGTGCACTAGAatcgttttttgtaatttcaaagagatTGTTGAAAacagactttgtttaacaaaaaaaatttttatggcCGATCTAAGAAATAAAGGAGTAAGTGTtatacaaagtcaaagtcaaagtcaaaaatctttattcaatatagaagtgtttgcacttgcttattgattgtcaaaaatctaccaccggttcggaaattagcacctcggacctgagaagaaccggcgaaagaaactcagcgggatatattttttttcatttttttttaaccattttccatgaaggtacaatgataagtatattttagttgtttgaaacagcctggaggcgatcatttcattcccaaggtgtgcagtcaactaaaaagtcattagtgttgtaatatcctttagcacacaaacgctctttaacgactcttttgaattttataattgaataattttgaacgttttctgggatcctgttgtaaaaacgtatacattgccccaaaaaagagttactaaccctgtgtaatcgggtacttggagtaacaagtttattcttgttcctagtgataatagaatgtacgtcacaatttctgggaaaatcatttatgtttttgcgtacatacataacattatcaaaaacaaattgagaagcaacagtcattattttaatttctttaaatttacctcttaacgaatcttttgggaccaggttataaattgcacgaatagccctcttctgcagtacaaaaatagtattaatgtcagctgcattaccccagagtaggatgccatacgacattatactatggaaataactgaagtacacaaggcgtgccgtatccacatctgtcaaaagtctatttttttttaccgcataggctgcagagctaagtctattcgccaatttatttatatgggggccccattggagcttagagtctattgtcataccaaggaactctgttgattctaaaacatctaatgcttccccgtttaaacgtacactcgttttgacacatcttacattgggagtagtgaatttaatacatttagtctttttactatttaacattaaattattaacactaaaccaatttactatttcagagagagtattgttcacatcgtcatatattgaaagacgtcttttcattttaaaaattaaagaagtatcatcagcaaacaatactatctcgagtttatcacctaggagatgtggcaggtcatttatataaacaaggaagagaaatggtccaagaattgatcctcgagggacccccacagtaactggagaaccgggagatctctttccatttacatcaaccctctgaatgcgattgctcagatacgaaatcagaagactgagtgcagtgtccctaattccataatgacgtagcttcctgaccaaagtttcgtgttgcacacaatcaaaggccttagataaatcacaaaatatccctaaggcatcctgtgactcctcccaggccctgtaaatatttttaacgagctcaacaccagcgtcagttgtcgagcgaccccttgtaaatccaaattgtttcttgtgtagcaacttgttattgttaaaatgtactagcatttgatttaataataacttttaaatttaataataccacGTTAGAATCCTTATTAAATGCGCTAACTTTTAAAGCTGCTTGCCAAACTgcagtagtacatttttttttcaggacgaTCAGTTGAAGTAGagcgaaaaattaattttgaaaacttggtacggtataaaatgacattttcctACAAGTTGGAGTGATCGGCACAGGGTTTAGGATCATAGGTTACATAAAGCACTATTCAGGATgacgtaagagaaaaaaaattggcaaaaagtaaatatttgtaacaacaggaatgaaaaaacggtcacatggtgtacattttctggaataaaagtaaaatttccataacttcaaaaatacatgacttaaattttttttttaatttttctgataactGGTGTGGCATTACCTGTCAGGAAATTTCGGCTTGACGTCGACTTTTGGGACACCCTGTATATATAAGAGGGGCGTCAAGGGTATAAGGGGGTATGTCGATACTAATCAAAGAAGAATAGACAATGTTTGCcttttaaaatcgaaatacatattatatcgaCACGTATCGGGACGGTCACGGTACCATCACGCATCGCATCCTTCAACAATGCAAGCGAAACCGGGGTCGGGTAATGGGTTTCAGTATCCGTCCAGTACAATACCGACTCGACTCACCGATGTCGTCGGAGTTTCCGTTCAACTTCTCCCGGATTCTGCTCTGCAAGTGGATCCGGTCGGACTCCGTGTAGACGAAGCCCGGCACCTCGCACAGGTAGCGGGTCCAGTAGAGCATGGCGTCCACGTGCACGGTGGGGTTGACGCTCCACATGCCGTCCAGCATGACGCGCGCCATGTGCTCGAAGTACTCCGGCACGCGCTCCAGGCTCGGCGCGAACACGCGCTCCAGCAGCGCGCGGCACACGAGCCGCGTCTGCTCCGCGCGAGCGCGGCAGATGTTGTACCTGCGGAGATTCTTTGTTAAACGAGCAACATTCATTGTTTTTGTAGTTCtcattgtaaattaattgtttcatattttcttatcgtaaatattattcttcctttgaaataaataatttaaattcaaatagtgtcgtagtaattaggcatttactttattattgtcTCGTGTAAATAatgggaaataaaaataacaataagattAAAAACCGTTCATATACATTATACGCCGAGCATATGAATGATATTAAGAGGTaagaatattttacaagtaaatatatatttttttaataaactatagatATTGGAAACGTCTATTAGAAAAGAATTCCATTAGTTCGCATAAAGTCAGGTTTTTCGATCCCTAATGAAACCCTTTCGATAGTGTTTGATAACAGTAAAGAAATCCATCGGATGCCAAGATTCGATCGtgcagtatattttttatttaaagtagtccatcctcctgcccttatcccaattttacttggggtcggcgcagcatgtcttcttcttccattcttctctgtcagacgtcatctcacaagtaacattctttctaactatatcgtctttcacacaatccatccatcgtttcttgggtcgtccgctacctctatatccatccacatccattctcaaaacctttctcacaacatggtcctcattcctccgcataacatgcccataccaagacagccggtttccagatagcttctcggtgctggtgccactttcaaacttcctcttatgtactcattccttactctgtccattcgcgtaacaccacacattcctctcacCAATCTCATCTCCGCCTCATGCAATtatctttcagtcatcccttttatagcccaacacaTTGATCTATGATTGTGAGCACGTCTGTACTTCTTGCACAATTGGCGGAGTGCAAAAATAGCGTCCACTGTCCCTCGACCTGACATAAACCCAAACTGATTTTGTGCAATTTCACTCTCTACTCGCAATCTTCTCTCTATTACCTTCtcccatattttcatagtatgtgacatgagctttatccctctatagttgttgcaatcctgtatatcccctttatttttaaagatgggCACTAGCGAACTACTGCACCATTCTTGAGGGATGGTTTCTTCATGCAACAACTTATTGAAGAACAAAGTCAACCACATAGATCCGTCAGTCTTTAACACCTTCCATACTTCAACTGGTATGTCATCTGGACCCAAAGCCTTCctatttttcatacttttgactgctgtcattatctcatccatgcttatttctcttactaatcccttatttacttgtgcctcttggagaataccattccagtcattctcttcattcataagcttttcaaaataaatcttccatcgctcttttatttcctcatctctacataacaccttaccagcctcatctttcatgcatttgatatgtgttatatctctcgatcgtttttctctctctttctttttatttatttatttatttatttaatatggaacTCTAACACAGGtacatatgtaatacaaaaaatacaagtttagacaataaaatattaaatgtacctcCAATTATAGGAGAACACAACATGCACTTATAAAGTATTGAActctaaaacaaaacttaagaaataaaaataaaagaaaaaaaagaaaagctaaaactaataattacaaaacaatgaaataaaataatttatcgaaaactatttaacaaatataaactaaacaaaatgaaaataagttcaggaacaaattatagaaacaaatttactttgacTAACAATTTGCACAAAAGGCATAACATTTCTTTTTGAAAGTGCTAAAAGTGTCGAAACCCATGTCGATAGTTGGTATTGCGTTATATAAGCGTGTCATTCGGGCTAATGGTGAATTTTTCCCAAGATTGGTTCGATTCTTACTCATTTTGAACAGTGGACATGGGTTCCGAGGTGGTCTTCGTGGCacgtttatattaagtttttcgaGCAAATAATTACTGTCCACTTTATTATGAAAAAGCTTATACAAAAAGGCTAAATCCAATAAGGATCTTCGCACACGAAGAGGTTGCATTTCGAAGTACTTAAGTCTATCGCTATAGCTTTTTACGTGTACCCTCATTTTGTAACACAAGTGTCTCAATAATCGTTTTTGCACCTTTTCAATACGATCATCATATACCTTATATAACGGTGACCATACTTGACAACAATACTCAAGTTTACTCctaacataacaattataaagtcGAATCATGGTGGATGTCCTCCTGAAGTCTTTAGATTGTCTTATAATAAAACCCAGTGATTTCAATGCAGAAGTGACAATGACATCAACGTGAGCATCGAAGCGGAGATAACTGTCAAATATAACGCCTAAATCACGAACCGTTTTTGACTCCTTTAGATGTTTTTCGGAGATTGTATATGAACTAATTATTGGATTTCTTTTTCTTGTAAATCTAATGAAATAGCACTTCAGGGGATtcaaatacactttatttttctgACACCagattactaaattatttaggTCCTCTTGAAGCTCCAAGACATCAGACTGTTGCTTAATAATCTTAGTGATTTTGAGATCGTCTGCAAACATATATACACGTGAGTGCTTCATTACCGTCATGAGATCATTtatgaacaatataaaaaagagtGGACCCAAATTTGAGCCTTGAGGGACCCCGGAGTTGGCAATGTAGGGATATGATTCATAGCCATCGATGACGACTTTCGCTGGCCTATTACAAAGATAAGATTTACACCATGTCAATAAAGGATTGGAAATTCCGTGATGCGTCAGCTTAAGAAGCAATAGATCGTGGTCAACTTTGTCGAATGCCTTTGAAAAATCTGTATAGATAGAATCAATTTGCAAATTACTGTCCACTGCGTCTATAAGATCTGAAaggtagtttaataaatttgtatttgtggACCGCATAGCAATGAATCCATGTTGATCGGGTGATAGAAGAGGTTTGACATGATGAAAAATAAACGGGTAAATAAGGGATTCAAAAACCTTCGACATTGCTGATAAGATCGATATTGGCCTGTAATTGCGTACACACTCCTTATTACCGTCCTTAAATATTGGTACTATTCTGGCCTCTTTCCACTTATCCGGGAATATTCCACTGTAAATAGAGGTATTATAGATAATTGCTAGTGGTAAAGATATAGAATCAGAAcagtttttcaaaaatataggtGGTATATTATCCGGTCCCGCAGTTTGATGCACATCaagtctttttaatttaattgcaacacttttttgagaaataaatatattttccatttcgTTACAAGATGTCGATTTACTTAAGCTACAGCTCGAATGGCCAAGGTTTTCCTCAAATACGCTTGAGAAGTTAAGAGCAAAAAGATCGCATATGCCTTTTTTGTCTGTTGTTATACTTTCATTAAATGACATGATAGGTGGGTAGTTGGAACTATTCTTATGTTTATTCTTTATGTGTGTCCAGAAGTACCTTGGATTATTACTTATAGCGGACTCAATTGacataatatagttattataacaGTGATGCATAAGTATTTCACAATCATCGCGAAGATATTGGAATTCAAGTAAATCTAgaggatttttatattttttataacgagtgtgatatttatgtttttgcttaatcagataaattaaattagaattaaaccAAGTtggatacttattattatattttttacttttaggaACATGCTGCTGGATTATTTCTCTTAATATACTATAGAATTTATCTATCATAAGATTGACATCGTCATAAATGAGGAGTTCCTCTAACCAAGATATTTTGTCCAAGgctgatataattttatcgtaatcTGCTTTACGAAAATTAAACCTTATACTCGTAGGATTCGCATTCGCATTTTCTTTACTCAATGGAAACGAAACAAATATCTCTAAAGGAGGGTGATGTGAGTCGACTTTACGTAGTGGTGGATCGCATTGTTTTATCTTAAGAAAATCcgaatcaaataaaactaaatctaaAACTCGGTCATTCTCGTTAGTAATGCAGTTAAATTGCCGGATGTCGTTCAATTCCATAAAAGACATTATGTATGCCGCAACCAGAATTAAATTCAGGTACTAAGTTAAAACCAGATTCGCTTGAATTCcatgtaatattattgatattaaagtcACCTAGAATTAAGGTATATTTAGAAGAATTCTGCTCAAATAATTTGTTGGCTtcatcaaaaaaattattaaatgttcttAGGTTCATCGGAGGAggaatatatactatatttatttaaactagtatatattaaatatatatgtcggaggaagcTATGATTCGGGTCGATTGATATTTGCGTGCATAACAcagaatattatttgtttaaattttaatatctttaaaattaatgatttaattatatttgatctgTTACACTATTTTTAGaagataaaaactataataatttaataatagttatgaATGCTGTATATCTTGTAACGGGCAATTAGAGCGTAACATTTGCCTCGAGCGGGGTCGACGCACCATCTGGTTGACAGAGATTCAGACAGTTTTGATGGATacattttgtttgataatttttttttgcatttagtaccaaattatttatttcaaaccaaCCAAGAACCCGCGACAGAGCACTGCTTACAACgtcatagttgtttatttatctgtCGAGTTTAAAAACAAGGGATGTATCATCTGCAAACAGTACAATGTCGCAAgtcatttttacaaaataaggcaaatcatttatatatattaagaacagGAGAGGTCCTAAAATTGAACCCTGTGGTACATCCCTGTGTACCAGAGCGTCATTAGATTTTGCACCGTTAACAACAACCTTCAAAACTCTTTCATTAAGCTAGAAGGTAATGAATTTCAATGCATTCCCCTTGAttccataatatttaagtttttctagAATAATATTATGCCTAACGCAATCGATAGCTTTAGATAAGTCACAAAAAACTCCAATAGCATTTTGTTACTTCCACCACGCATCATAAATGTGCTCAATAAATGCCATACCCGCATCAGTAGTCGAGCGACCTCTAGTGAAACCGAACTGTTGGGAATGCAATAGCTTATTCGAGTTAAAGTATAACAACAATTGATTAAGCTggattttttcaaaaatgttacTTAATACTGGCAAAATAGCGATTGGTCTATAACTGATTGGGTCATTTTATCACCGGCCTTGAATAATGGGATaactttacttaattttaatagatctGGAAAAATACCAGActatacacatttattaaagatGACAGCTAAATAAGGAGCAAAGAAGTCGACAATTACGttgttaataattgtaactaatAGATCCCATAGATCGCtggtttttttaagatttaatgttttaaaaatttttaatacaatgtacGGGGTGATACTCTCAAAAGAAAATTCTACCCCATTCTGGGAAACGTAACACTTAAGTAAGTCTAAGGCGTCATTGGGTGACGCATTAAGTCCTTTAGTAGTATTCACAGGAATATTAGAGAAATATTCTTCGAATTGATTGGCCACATCTAAATCTTCACCTACAATATTCCCTTTTATATTGAGGGATAATTGCCCTGCATCAAACTTCATTCTGCTCCGAACTTATAATATCCCAAgtagttttcattttatttttagtttttaagattctatttttaatatgcaaCGAACGTGCTGTTTgacaaatttgtttaaataacttggattttttttaacaaaattgaaaaatttacaattacgattatatttcttaagttcatataatttatttcgactTATATAGCTACTGGTAGCGGCCCAGTCTGAGAACTGTATTtgattgttttgataaaaagatttgaactttgaatatttaaaaagttgggATCATTCGAGCTAAAATTCAATTTTGGAAGGTTACATTATAAAGCATTATTCAAGTTAATGaagttatttattcaaaaccttAGTATTATACAATACGTCTGACGAAAATGTCATTATTGAAACatataatgtttctttttattaatcatcatcatcctcctgcctttatcccaattttacttggagtcggtgcagcatgtcttcttcttccatacttctctgtcggacgtcatctcacaagtaacattctttctaaccatatcgtctttcacacaatccgtccatcgtttcttgggtcgtcccctacctctatatccatccacatccattctcaatgTCTCTTTTTATTCATGAGGgaataaaaatctattcatataaataaaattgtgagtTTGTTTCAATGACTTATCACTGAAAATAACTACCTCTTTATAAGTTAATAAGGCTATTTGCGAAATACCACGATCCAAATCAAAACTAACgacctaatttttatttaggacTAAAAATGCTGCTAcctaaaaatttgaatatgtaCTTTAcctgcaattaataaaaaaaatatttaaaaaataacacaaaattacgtctgaaaccaataaaatatatcgttccTTAGCATTCATTACCCATTCGAAACGATCTTCAGAAgaatttcacaaaataaaatcgTCGAATATCTGATCTACCACGGCTacttcgagccgagatggcccagtggttaaaacgcgcgcatcttaaccaatgatttcgctttcaaacccagacaggcaccactgaattatcatgtgcttaatttgtgtttataattcatctcgtgctcggcggtgaaggaaaacatcgtgagaaaacctgcatgtgtctaatttcaacgaaattctgccacatgtgtattccgccaacccgcattggagcagcgtggtggaatatgcttaaaaccttctcctcaaagggagaggatgcctttagcccaacagtgggaaatttacaggctgcttatgttacGGCTACTTCGAAGTAAATAAATTCTTCGTTACTTCTTAGATGACTGAATGATTATCTTGCTTCGTCGTCATCATCTCAAGAATGGTACAGATTGGTACAAAGAGGTAGGTGCTCGATAGAAGTGAATATGCGTATTAGTTCTCTTACGGTACCCACGTGTTGAGAACTTGAGATAAGGAGTCTTCTCTGCCGGGATCACGCGACACATAATTACGACGTTAGCATcgatttttaatagtttttatatttaattacgatcaataaatgataataatccgATAACCACTACAGTAATCACATTCTAGAATCAGCAATGGCTCTACAACATACCTGTCTTCTATGCCGATGGCGTGTCCGATAACTCTCCAGAAATGATTGTAGGCTTCCCAGTCGCCATCCTCCATTTGTCTGATTCCAAATGAATCTGTTTTCAATAACGACAAGCCGATGAAACCGAACTGCGTAAGAGCCAAGTCGCGTTGAGAAACTATCCCCTGTCCTTTTACGTTGGCCGCTAAGCTGGCTCTTACGTGTCGGTTGCGGACTGCCAACAGTGACTTCCAggaactgaaaataaatatttctatgagAAATACATCCGTACTTAAGAAACGAATTTCTTCAGACATGAatgttataaatagtaataataataacgtctCGCAAACATATTTTTAGACAGGGCTGTTATTTGAGTCAGAGATTTTATAGTAAAACATACTCCGATCGGCACTTTCTATCGCCTCCCTGTCGAAGTCCACTGAAACGGAAAATGCATTTGCAGAGTGAACAAGTCAACGGATTCACACGATTACCGACGAACGGGATCGTATTACTGTCAGTTTCCGGATCCATGATACTAGTGAGAATATCTTGACCAAAAACCCGATAACATATTTTGACTTATGAATTGCCTCAACTTTCATATAAGCACTGTTTTGACTATTGTCAATTTCAAAGACGGGGCGGTTCGATGGATTAATGTAACTACactgtttcaataaatatttcgtttgtttaggaaataaaacaatataaaagatataagatCCTTAACGGTTTctgttaagttattttatatattaagacaagtttatgtaattataatatattatgaaaaatattttataatatcataaatgtataaTCTTAATTCCGAACATCTGTtagtgaaaataattttctttctcTTCTATAATATGAGTTATTTCCGAGccgatggtagatttttgataatgaacatttttaatGCATTCgcattaaataaagttttcaatttgactttgacaattgtatataaagttatttatggaCAGGATAAAGATTGTACAATCACTTTAAAATCCATTAACTAGATAAGATACTTAATATATGTTCTGAAAGTAGTCTTAAATGTCTGGAAAAAATGCAAGATAATAACAaatttgttgataaataattatacttacgtGCTGCCGGGTTTAAGTTCATTCTCGAACCAGGAGACTGTATGCAATAGGGTGGAGAGGTAGCGTTTGTACGCGGTGTAGGTGGAGGAGGACCGTCTGGAGCCGACGAGCACTCGCAATATTGAAGGTATCGCGAACACCGCGACGAGGCCCAAGAGCATCGATGCCGTGAATTGGAAGCAGTTGTCCCAGTAGAAGCGCCGTGCTC
This is a stretch of genomic DNA from Vanessa atalanta chromosome 20, ilVanAtal1.2, whole genome shotgun sequence. It encodes these proteins:
- the LOC125071717 gene encoding uncharacterized protein LOC125071717; translated protein: MDLSVDDFIEGLFSKEAFEQPSDTKKPEDLEMRIPEWFDEKQFNKARRFYWDNCFQFTASMLLGLVAVFAIPSILRVLVGSRRSSSTYTAYKRYLSTLLHTVSWFENELKPGSTSWKSLLAVRNRHVRASLAANVKGQGIVSQRDLALTQFGFIGLSLLKTDSFGIRQMEDGDWEAYNHFWRVIGHAIGIEDRYNICRARAEQTRLVCRALLERVFAPSLERVPEYFEHMARVMLDGMWSVNPTVHVDAMLYWTRYLCEVPGFVYTESDRIHLQSRIREKLNGNSDDIGVETTSLMTAEPLIELPKAPPRLLYLRDYDSIDTIPEYKKLPLAARYKMALNAIIAAFYGSYVGRLYLNLNFRFSLLLMKYFPYVAFFRFGVLASYVRIFSEDPTDDEEPKPNAEYYKERPPLPLYKELLSLLW